A window of the Zeugodacus cucurbitae isolate PBARC_wt_2022May chromosome 4, idZeuCucr1.2, whole genome shotgun sequence genome harbors these coding sequences:
- the LOC105215877 gene encoding uncharacterized protein LOC105215877 isoform X2, which yields MAPKKSTIVLNVEQFIRDVQERPAIWNRNFHCNKAFLEQMWDELSSAHKLPKVVLKAKWKGLRDNFRVEYKRIPRSEQGDFLVEPATFESKWLHYYALLFLTDHMRHRMPKSEPDQSYYFTQQSQDCEKTVVEPDLTNGLIRRMQDSDEEFDEDDVDEDDDDMAIPTPPAAHTQSVTSIKTEDARSILKNAGVLLRAAHLIDDDDGEKEAQDLSKKSMEANNNNSNVNKNGNNTTFLSNGASPLLSACMGNIITTIAQTTTSITPPSTPITSIVSAASVASNSMAAATQQHKKRSVSPPPLYNKAHHPPPTTTAAATALTTAVAAALNNERDEFALNGNSSCLHGSHEHLNFTKHSYANGLIPALKLKRPRLSEDSNFNGSSTMDNTAPIVPEDDDYHYLLSLHPYMKQLTAAQKLRIRTKIQKLIFKELYKEDLEETK from the exons ATGGCACCAAAGAAGTCTACGATTGTCCTGAACGTTGAACAATTCATACGCGACGTTCAAGAACGGCCCGCCATTTGGAATCGTAATTTCCATTGCAACAAAGCATTTCTAGAACAAATGTGGGACGAGCTGTCCTCCGCACACAAGCTACCCA AAGTGGTGCTTAAGGCTAAATGGAAGGGTCTGCGTGATAATTTTCGTGTAGAATACAAACGCATTCCACGCTCGGAGCAAGGCGATTTCTTAGTGGAACCGGCAACATTCGAATCGAAATGGCTGCATTATtatgcgttgttgtttttga CTGATCATATGCGTCATCGCATGCCTAAAAGCGAGCCGGATCAGTCCTACTACTTCACGCAGCAGAGTCAAGATTGTGAGAAGACTGTGGTTGAACCGGACCTCACCAATGGGCTCATTCGTCGCATGCAGGACAGCGATGAAGAGTTCGATGAGGACGATGTTGATGAGGATGATGATGACATGGCAATACCAACACCACCAGCTGCTCATACACAGTCGGTGACTTCCATCAAAACAGAGGATGCACGCTCAATACTGAAAAACGCTGGCGTACTACTACGAGCTGCACACCTTATAGACGATGACGATGGCGAGAAGGAGGCACAAGATTTGTCCAAGAAATCCATGGAagccaacaataataacagtaatGTGAATAAAAATGGCAACAATACTACGTTCTTAAGCAACGGCGCTTCTCCTTTACTGAGCGCTTGCATGGGCAACATCATTACCACCATCGCACAAACAACCACATCCATCACACCACCCTCAACACCCATTACCAGCATAGTCAGCGCAGCAAGTGTGGCGTCGAATTCGATGGCAGccgcaacacagcaacacaagAAACGCTCTGTTTCACCGCCACCACTGTACAATAAAGCACACCATCCGCCGCCTACAACTACGGCCGCCGCCACGGCGCTAACAACAGCCGTGGCCGCAGCACTTAATAATGAACGTGATGAATTcgctttaaatggcaacagcagTTGTTTGCACGGTAGCCACGAGCACTTGAATTTCACCAAACACTCGTATGCGAATGGCTTAATACCGGCGCTAAAGTTGAAACGTCCGCGCTTGTCGGAGGACAGCAATTTTAATGGTTCATCCACGATGGACAACACTGCTCCGATTGTGCCGGAGGATGACGACTACCACTACCTGCTTAGTTTGCATCCATATATGAAGCAGCTGACAGCGGCGCAAAAGCTGCGAATTCGCaccaaaattcaaaaactaatATTCAAGGAACTCTACAAAGAGGATTTGGAAGAAACCAAATAA